The Acidobacteriota bacterium genome segment GCGGGATCAAGGTGGCCCTGGAAGCCTTGGGTCGGGCCGGCGGTCCGGTCCGGCCACCGGCCAGGGACGTGCTTCCCGAGGACCGGCCACGGATCGCCGCCATCGCCCGCAAGCATGCCGAGGCCTGAGCGCCGACGGTCGAGGGGGCGAAGACCACCGAATCGGAAATCATGAGGGTGCGAGAATCGTGAACCGGCAAACCTTGAGCCCGAGGAACAGGAGCGGGGCCGCCACCCAGGCGAACCGCTTCGGGCTGGCGCTGCTGGCCTTGACGTTGCTGTCCCATGCCGCGGCCCAGGAAATGCCGGCTCCAGAACCCACCGAGCCGGAGGTCCACTGGATCTACCCGCTGGGAGGACGGCCCGACACCCGCCTGAAGGCCAAGGTGGAAGGCCGGCTGCTGCAGGAGGTGCATGCGGTATGGTCTCCTGAGCCGGGCCTCAAAGGCGCCATCCTGGAAGTCCGTCCGGTTTCGGAACAGGAGAAGGGGACCGGGGAGAGCGGTTATGGGGACAAGGACAAGGCGCCGAATCAACGGGTCAACCTCGAGCTGGAGATCGGTCCCGGGGTCCCGAGCGGGGTCCACTCCCTCTACCTGGTTTCCCGACGGGGGATTTCCAATCCGTTGAGCTTTCTGGTCAGCTCCGATCCGGTCCTGGAGGAGTCCGAGGATACCGGCGGGGTTGACTCCAGCACCCGGACCGTCCGTCCCCCGGTCATCCTCAACGGCAGGCTCTCCCGCGCCGGGGAAGTGGACAGTTACGCGCTGGAAGTGACGGCCGGGGAAGACCTTGCTTTCCAGCTATTCAGCCCGGCCGAAACCTTCCGGCAGATTCTCAAGCTCCACAGGGACGAGGGAAGCTGGCTGCGCGGGGACAGACCGGTAGAGCTGGAGTTCAGCCACAAGGGAAGTTACAGGCCCTCGCGGGCCAGGCACTGGCGCCATCGCTTCGACCGTGGTGGGCGCTATCGGATAGGGGTTGGATCAGTTTATGGCAAAGCCGACCCCGAATTCGTCTACCAGCTTCGCATCGTGCCGGCTGGCGACGGATCGGCATACGGGGAATGGCCCGGTCCCGAAAAACCGGCCAAGTGGAGCGAGCGCCAATACGTCAGGGAGTTGACACCGCTCCGGCTGCGCCAGCTCTGGGCGCGCACGGTCAAGCCCGCCGGCAATGGGCATCGGTCCAAGGCAGGCCCGGAAACCGAAAAGCAATTGAGGGGGACCACCGACACACCCGGCTCGCCCGATCCGTCTTCGAGTGGCGCCAATGCTGCCCCGGTGGTCTTTGAAGAAAAAGAGCCCAACGGAAGCCGCGAGCAAGCCCCGACTGTTTCTCTACCCGCTCTGATCAGCGGGAGTATCGAAGCTCCGGGAGACGTGGATTTCTTCCGATTCCGACTTGCGGCCGGGCAGACGCTGGTCTTTGAGGTGGAAACCCCGCGGGTCTCTCCTCCGGCCTTCAGTCCCAGCCTCAAGGTGTTGGATTCCGCCGGCCACCCGTTGTTCGACAACAAGCACCGCAAGATTGCGCTGACCCGTCAGGACCCCATTTTTCTGGTGGAGCTGCTCAAGCTCCATCTTCCTGACCGCGGAACCTGCGCCATCGGGTCTCTTGCCTTTTTCGAGTCTCTGGAGGCCAAGATGGTGGCCGAATTCGGCGTCGCCGGGGACTACATCCTGCAGGTTGGCGACCTGACCTCCCAGCAGGGCCAATCGGACCACGCTTACCGGGTGCTGGTTCGCCCCGGCATTCCCCACGTGGGGGACCTTGAGCTCGAAGGGGATCGTATCAATCTCACGCGGGGCCAGGTCAGAACTCTGAAAGTGACCACCGGCCTGGAGGAGGGTTATTCGGGCCAGGTGGCCCTGAGCCTGGAAGGTCTGCCGCCGGGGGTGGAGCCCTTGACCGGCACGGAAGTGGAGCCCCCCAGCCCCATCGGGCCCACCAGCGAAAGCCGCAAGAGCTTTCTGGGGTTCAGCGAAAAGGCCGTCATCCTGTTGCGGGCCGATGAGCAGGCGCCGCTGACGGACATGCCGGCCCGGGTCAGGGTGTGGGCGCGGCCGGCTGTCGACAACCGGTTGGGAGCCCGGCTGCCGGTGGGAGAGATTCCGCTCATGGTGATCGGTTCGCCGGAGCAGTCGTCCGGCTCGTGAGCGACAGGCGGTCCGCGGGTGGAATCGCCCCGGTCCGGAGGTGTTTCATGAGGATGTCCGATTGGAAGAGACCTGTCCGGGTCTTGGTGCTGAGCCTCCTGCCGATCCTGGCGCCCGGACACCTGGATGCGGAAGGGGATCGCCAAACCCCGCCTGCGGAACCGGCAGCGAGCCCCAACGGCTCGGCAGGCTCCGAGCGATTGGTGGCCCGCAACGGCCTGCGGGGCTTTCGACTGGTCCCCTCTCCGGTACGGTTATTGGGGGAAGGGGCGTCCCAAACCTTCCTGGTGGTGGCCACTGATGCCCGGGGGCTCGAAATCGACCTTACGCCGGAAGCCCGATTCAGCCTGTCGGATGACCGATTGGCTCAAGTCGAGCCCGAGGGGCTGCTGACGGCTCGCCGGGATGGGGAGGTCACGTTGCGGGCCGAGATTGCCGGACAGAGGCTGGAGGCGGCGGTTCGCATCGAAGGGACCGGAAGGGCCAGACCCTTCGGCTTCGCTCGGGATGTGGTCGGGATCTTTACCCGCAACGGTTGCAACGGCAGTGAATGCCACGGCGGGGTCAAGGGCCGCGGCGGCTTCAAGCTGTCCCTGCATGGTATCAATCCCCGGGAGGATTACCGCTGGACCGTCAAGGGCGGTGTTTACCAGGTGTTGTCCCCCAAAGCCGCCGAGCCCTTCGACCCGCGGGTCAACCTGGAAGAGCCGCATCAGAGCCGATTGCTGCTGAAGCCCGTGCTGGAACTGCCCCATGGGGGAGGCCAGCGCTTCGAGCGGGACTCGGCCGATTACCGGAGGCTGCTGGAATGGATACGCCAGGGAGCTCCCTACGGAGCAGGCCCGGCGGAGTCCCGGATCGAACGCCTGGAGGTCTTTCCTCGGGAAGCGATCATGGAGCCCGGGGCTAGGCGGCGACTGCTGGTGACCGCTTTCTTTGAAGACGGCCGCGCTGAAGACCTGAGCCCCGAGGTGCTTTACGAGAGCAGCGATCCGGCTGTCATTGACGTCACCCCGTCGGGCGTGGTGCGGGCACTCAAGCCGGGACAGGCCAGAGTGACGGTACGGGCGGCCGGGAAGCTGGTTCAAGTCCGCTGCGGGGTGATTCGACAACCGCTGGACCATTATCCGGAGGTGGCCAGACGCAACTTCATCGATGACGTCGTTTTCGATCGGTTGCGAGACCTGCACATTGTTCCGGCGGGCCTCTCAAGCGACTCCGCCTTCCTGCGGCGGGTCTGTCTGGACCTCACGGGGACCCTGCCGCCCCCTGAGCGCGTGCGCGAATTCCTGGCCGACCGGAATCCTCTCAAGCGGGAGCATCTGATCGAGCGGCTGCTGAACTCGCCCGAATTCGTGGATTACTGGACCTTCCGCTTTGCGGACTTCTTCCGGGTGGTCTATCGCAATGCCTACGTCTACAAGAGCTGGATCCGGGAAAGCCTGGCCCGCAACAAACCCTACGACCAGATGGCCAGGGAACGGGTCGCGAGCCAGGGCAACGGCGGGCCCACCCGGCATTTCATCAAGTCCATCAGCGGGGAAGTCATGCGTCCCCACGAGAAGATGGGAGAGGACGTGCGGGTCTTCCTGGGGATACGCCTGGACTGCGCTCAATGCCACGACCATCCTTACGAGACCTGGACCCAGGATCAGTTTTGGGGAATTACCGCCTTTTACGGACAGTTGACCCGAATCCGCGACCTCTCCGTCTTCATGGATGACACTTCCGGGAACGAGGAACAGCCGGAAGGGCCCAAGGTGATTCACCCCCGCCGCCGGCGGGAAGTGGCCCCCAGTTTCCTGGACGGCTCACTGCCCCCTTCCACGGGCATCAACCCCAGGGAGCAGCTGGCGGACTGGATGACGTCGCCGCAGAACCCCTACTTCAGCCAGGCCATCGTCAACCGGGTATGGGCCAACTTCTTCGGCAAGGGCCTGGTCGAGCCGGTGGACGATTTCAGGCCCGGCAACCCCGCCAGCCATCCCGAGCTGCTGGGGGCGCTGGCCGAGGATTTCCGACTCAGCGGCTACGATCTCAAGCATCTGATGCGCGCCATCGCCCGGTCCGGAACCTATCAACTTTCAGGAGACCTCAATTCGACCAATCGGGAGGATGAGGTCAACCACTCCAGAGCTCTGCCTCGCCGATTGGAGGCCGAGATCCTGCTGGACGCCATTTCAAGGGTGACCGGCATCGAGGAGGCCTTTGCCGTTCACGAGTACGTGGGTGGAGGCACCGAGCCCAAGGGGACCCGGGCCATCGAGCTGGTTCCGGAAGTCACACCCTCCCAGTTTCTGGAAGTTTATGGGCGGCCCGTCAGCCGGGACAGCATGCCCTGGCGCGACTACCGTTCCACCCTCAGGCAGGCCCTGCACCTGCTGGTCGGCTCCACCTACACCACCAAGATTGCAGCCAAGGGAGGACGTGTGAGTCGACTCCTGTCGGCCGGCGTCTCCGACCGGGAGATCGTCCGGGAACTCTATCTGGCGGCCCTTTCCCGCTTTCCGACGGCTGAAGAGGAAACCCGGCTCCAGGCCCTGATCGAGGGGGCTCCATCTCGCGGTAAGGGTGTGGAAAATCTGGCCTGGGGGTTGCTGGCCTCCCGCCAGTTTACCTATAATCACTGATGGATGTGCCAATGGACCTGACGATCGATCAGCTTGGGTGTTGCCGGCCACGCCGGGAATTCCTCAGAGTGGGTGCTCTCAGCCTGCTGGGACTGAACCTGAGGCAGTACCTGGCCCTGGAAGCGGCCACGCCGGCCGCCGCCCGTTCCAAGCAAAAAGCCCAGGCCTGCATTCTGCTGTGGCTGGAGGGAGGTCCCTCCCAGATCGACACCTGGGACCCCAAGCCCCACAGCCAGTTCAATGCCATTCCCACCCGGGCCGACGGCATTCAGATTTCGGAGATCTTTCCCCGAATCGCCGGCCACATGGACAAGCTGGCCATTGTCCGCTCCATGCACACCGAAGAGAACAACCATCCTCAGGGCACCCACTACGCGCTGACCGGCCACCGCCCCAATCCGGCCTTGAAGTTTCCCAGCCTGGGGTCGATCATCTCCAAGGAACTGGGCTCGAGGAACAATCTTCCACCCTACATCATGGTCCCGGAGCACCAGGAGACCGACTTTTTCTCCTACATGGATGCCTACACCTCGGCCTTTCTGGGTTCGGAATACGATCCGATCATTCTGCCCGATCCCAGCCAGAAGTCGTTTCAGATTCCGGACCTGTCCCTGCCCGATACCCTGACGGCTGACGACATTGCCGACCGCCGGTCGTTTCTGCAGGTGGTGGATCGGGGGTTCCGCCAGAAGGAGAAGCACGCCGAATTCGGCAGAATGGACCGCTTCACCAACCAGGCCCTGACCATGCTGCTCTCGCCCAGGGTCAAGCAGGCCTTCGATCTGTCCCAGGAGTCGGACCGGACCAAGGATGCCTACGGACGCACCCGGGTCGGTCAAAGCGTGCTGCTGGCTCGCCGCCTGGTGGAAGCCGGCTGCCGCTTTGTGACCACCTCAGGATACGCTCACGGGGCCTGGGACACCCACAAGGACAACGACCAGAGGCTGCGGGACAAGCTGGCCCCCACCCTGGACCAGACCCTTTCGGTCTTGCTGGAGGACCTGCAGCAGCGCGGACTGCTGGATTCCACCGTGGTGCTGGCCATGGGCGAGTTCGGTCGCACCCCCCATCTGAACGCCAACAACGGGCGGGATCACTATCCGGACTGCTGGTCTTTGATTCTGGGGGGTGGAGGCATTCAGGGCGGGCGAGTGGTGGGCGCCAGCGACGAGCAGGGGGCTCAGGTGGCCGAACGCAGGGTCACCATGGGCGACCTCTTTGCCACCATCTACAAGGCCATGGGCATCGATTGGACCAAGGAGTACGTCAACCCCGGAGGCCGTCCCCTCTACATCGCCAACTCCATCGATGATGTCATGGGGCAGCCGCTCCACGAACTGGTGTAGTTGGTGTCCTGTCCCAGAAATAGTGTTGCCATCTCCGATGGAGGTTGCACCGGGAAACGGTTGTTAGGAGAAGCCCGTTGCGTTTCAGCCAACAGGCACCGTTGTGCTCCGAAAGATGACAACCCTATTCCTGAGACAGAACACCGGCCGGTAGTTCCTTCCTTCCTCTAAAACGCAGCCTGCAGGATGCCCTCCAGGTCGTCCACCGTGGCCTGACGGGGATTGCTGCGCATGAGCCGCTTGATCCCGAATGCTGCCTCGGCGAACGAGCGGAGCTGGTGTTCCTGCACTCCGATTTCCCGGAGCTTGTCGGGGATGCCGATTTCCTTCCTCAAGGCCCGCACCCGCTCAATGGCGGCGTCTGCGGCAGCCTCGAGGGACAGGCCCTCCACCGAAAGGCCCATGAGTTCGGCCAGGCGGGCCACGGCCTCCACCCGGGCCGGTTTGTTGAACTCCATCACATAGGGCAGGAGCAGACCGTTGCCACAGCCGTGGGAGCAATGCACCGCCCCGCCGATGGGGTATTCCAGCGCGTGGACCGCGCCCACGCCCACGTTGCTGAATCCCATTCCAGCGATGAGCGCTGCCAGGTGCATGCCCTCCCGGGCCGCCAGGTTCCGACCGTCCCTGACAGCGTCGGCAAGATGGCTCGCGATGAGGCTGACCGCCGGCTCCACCATGGCGTTCCCCAGGGGATTGCGGCCCTGATAGATGGAAATTTCGCCCTCTGGAATTACAAGTTGGGAGCTGTCGGTGGCCATGAAGGCTTCCACGGCGTGGGTGAGTGCGTCGATCCCGCTGTCTGCCGTGGCCTTGGGAGGACAGGTCACGGTCATGAGCGGGTCCACCACCGCCGCCCGGGGCCTGAGATAGTTGCTGGCGATGGCCACCTTGATGTTGTTCTCGGTGTCGGTCAGGATTCCCGCATGGGTGACTTCGGAGCCGGTTCCGGCCGTGGTGGGCACAGCGATCAGCGGCAGGATGGGGCCCGGAACCTTCCCTTCACCCATGTAGTCCCGGGGCTGGCCTCCGTAGGTGAGCAGGACACCCACCGTCTTGGCCAGGTCCATGTTGCTGCCGCCTCCCAATCCCACCAGCAGGTCCGGCTTGTGCCGGGAGGCGAAGTCGTGGCAGCGGAGCAGTGCGGCGATGGAAGGTTCCGGCTCCCCGCCGTCGAAGAGGGTCACCCGCACACCAGCGGAAGCCAGCCGGGACTGCACCTGGTCGGCCAGACCGGCTTTCACCAGAGCCGTGTCGGTGACTACCAGGGCGTGGCTCGCTCCCAGTTCCCGAGCAATCTCACCCAGTTGATCGGTGGCGCCTCTGCCGAAGTGAATGGCTCCGGCAGTATGAAAACTCCATGTAGTCCGCATGCTGGCCTCCCCCCCCTTTTGAGCCGTGTAGAAACAGGGCAAAGTATAGGGATTCGTCCGGAGAATGTCACGGTCCCGGGAGGTTCGGGGAACAGCTCTCAGTTTCTCCAGGACTGTCGGTGGTATTGGAGAATGGTGGGGCGAAACTTGGTGTTGATTTCGATGTGGGCGTCGTCGAGCCAGCGCTTGCCGAAGGCGGTGGCGTTGGAGACCAGGGCCGCGGTGAGATATCCGGTCGGGACCTCGATGGATGTCAGTCCCTCCAGCTCTTCCTTCATGTCCGACTCGCTCGTTTGGTCGTGCAGCCAAGCCAGGTGCCATCCCCACTCCCCGAAGCTGGGGACGTTCTGCCGGTAGGGCAGGGCCCGGTAGCCGGCGGCCCGCAGCGTTTTTCCGATGCACAGGAACATCTCCCTGGAGTGGTAGGGCGAGGTGGATTGCACCGCCACCAGGCCGCTGGAACCGAGTTGTCGGGCCAGCCTGCGATAGAAATCCAGGGAGTAGAGCTTGGCCGTGCCCACCGATTTCGGATCGGGAAAGTCGATGATCACCAGATCGTAGGGTCCCTGCAGGCTGCGAACGAACAGGTCGGCGTCCAGGTTGAACACCCGGACCTTGGCCTGGGAATAGACGGTGTCGCTAAGCATGGAGGAGGCCAGCTTGCTGGGACGGGAGACGGTCTGTATTTCTCCCTCGGAGACACCCAGCGCCGGACGCAAGGTGACACGGTCGTCCAGCAGGGCTCCCCGGTTGAGTCGAACCAGGTCGGGATGGGTGGCTGCCAGGTCGGTCACGGAGGGATCGATGTCCACCAGGTCCACCCGCCGCACCCCATCGTATTTCAACACCTCCCTGAGCGCCAGGCCGTCTCCACCTCCGAGAATCAGCACCCTGGCGCGCGAGCAAGTCACCGAAAAGGGAACGTGGACCAGCATCTCGTGGTAAATCCGCTCGTCCCGGGAATTGAACTGCAGGTGACCGTTGATGAAGAGGCTGAGCCGGTCGTTCCTGCGTGTCATGACGATGTGCTGGTACCTGGAGGTATGGCTATAGATGATCGGATCGCTGTAGGTCCGCTGCTCCAGCGATACCCGCCAGTCCTCCGACAGGGCCAGCAGGCAGCCCAGCAGCGCCACACTGGCGCAGGAGAGCAGCAGGAGTTTCCTGAAGTGGCGCAGCAGGGGGCGGAAGTAGGCCAGCCCCAGCAGGGCCAGCAGGAGGTTGGCGCATCCCAGGACCACGGCGATCTGGTTGACGGACAGGTTGGCGAAGAGGACGAAGGTGAACAGCAGGGCGCCCACCAGCGCGCCCACGTAATCCATGCTCAGGATCTCGGACAGGTTGGTCTTGAGGCTTGCCGAATACTCGCGGTTGATGCGGATCAGCAGGGGGATTTCGAGACCGATGAGGATGCCGATCCCCAGGGAGAATCCCCAAAGCAGCAGCATGTAGCTGGAGGAATAGACATAGGCCAGGTAGATGACCAGAGCGCTGATCCCTCCCGTCAGCCCCAGCAGGATCTCAACCAGCAGGAACTTGTCCACCAGGTTGCCGTTGATGTTCTTCTGCAGGGTGGCTCCCAGGCCCATGGCAAACATCATCAACCCGATGACCACGAAGATCTGCTCATGGGAGGAACCCATCAGGTTGTTGCCCAGTGCCCCCAGCGTGTACTCGTAGGCAATCCCGCAAGCCCCCATGACGAACATGGACGCCGCCAGCACCTTCCGGGCATGTCGGAATCGGTTCATGGGGAGATAAGGGTTTAGAGCATGAAAAAGAGGATGGACGCCATGCCGATGGCCACCACCGCCTCGATCCAGGCGGCTCCCAGATTTCTGTCGACCGCAATTTCGTGGGCGATGCGGGTCCGTGGCAGCAGGGCGTGATCGACCAGTTCACGCAACAGGAAGAGTGCCACGAAGCCGACGGCCGCCAGGCTGGCGTATTCGGTGAGACTGTCGCTGAAGGATTCGAAGTTGTGGGCGCTTGCCTTGAGCAACAGGATGCCCAGGGCGACCATGTTGCCGCCGAATGCCATTCCCGCCGCCGGATTGTCCTTCTCGATCTCGGCGTGAATGTCGTAGCGGGTGATCCACTGGTAGAAGAAGGAGAATAGAACCAGAGTCACCTGACCCGCAACGAAGTAGCACAGGGCGGTGATGGGGCCGGTCCAGGCTCCGGCAAAGGCGGATTCGGGGGGAATTTCACCGTAGATCGCTCCCGCCAGGATGAGAGCGGTGGCGATATAGGCCCCGCACAGCACCGCTCCTGTCCCCACGTTTCTGTCCTGGACCAGTTCCTTGTAGATGCTGAAGTGGCGCAGCACCAGCCTGTCCAGGAGCTTTCTGCCCAGATTGAGGAGGACGATTCCGCCCAGGGCGTAGGCGGCCACCACCCCCAGTTCGGGAAGAAGCCGGTTGAGATCCAGCAGGTCGCCCTCGGTTCCGGTGGAGGCGCCCAGGAAGATAGTCATGACCCCGGCGTAATAACCGGTCAGGCTCAGCCCGATGGCCGGGTTGTCCCGGACCGTCAGCTCCTCGTCGAGGGCGTAGGGCGTGAGCAGGTCGTTGACGAACTTGGCGATCATCAGAATGACCGCGCCGAGAACCACGTAGCACAGGCTGACTCCCAGTTCGATCCAGTCCATGGTCACTTGCCTCCAAAAAAGGAGCGGCGGCCGCGACTACCATAGGAGCCGCCCCGTCCGCCGGCGCTGGCGGTGCGAAATCGAGACGATCGATACCCCCTGAGGTTGCCGCCGCTCCGCTTGTAATAGGAGTTTCGATAGCCCCCGCTTCTCACGTAGCGAGAGGACCGATAGGTGGAAGCCGTCGTCCGGCTATTGGTGCCGTAGCGAGGCCGGCCGGCGGCGGTGCGGCCGTAGTAGGTTCTGCCCGAGGTGTAGGATCTGCGATAGTCGTTGTAGTCTCGGGGCAGGATGGGCTGGTAGGCGGGTCCCCAGAACATGGAGCGCATGAACATGTACTGGCCGTAAAAGACCCAGAAGGAACCGCCGTAACTGTCCCGGCGCCATTGCCCATACTGGTTACTTTGCCCTGGGGGCGCCACGTAGGAATAACCGGCGGGCTGGGCCAGGGATTCGGCTTCTTCCTCGTATTTTCCCGCCGGCTTGCGGGCCACCGACATCCCCAGCTTGTCTTCCAGGGCGTCGAAAGTGGCTTTGGTAACCTGAACCCAGGCCTCGCTTTCGGAGTGGGCGCCCTGTTTCTTCTGGGGATCCTGGATTTGAACCGTCACCGTCTTGTACTTGTGGTGCAGGGTCAGGGTCTCACCTTCCCGGATGTCCATGTCCACCAGGATTCTGTCCCAGGAAAGATAGAGCTGACCCACCCGCTGGCCGAGCTGGCTGTCCAGGCGCGCCAGTTGCAGCCCGTCGGCCTGGAAGCTCTGGTGGGTCTCCAGGATCAGCAAGGCATCGGCGTCGGGCGCGCCGATGGCCCGGGAGCGCTCCTTCCACAGGGACTCCGACCGGGCCTTGACGTCAGCTATCTGTT includes the following:
- a CDS encoding DUF1553 domain-containing protein; protein product: MRMSDWKRPVRVLVLSLLPILAPGHLDAEGDRQTPPAEPAASPNGSAGSERLVARNGLRGFRLVPSPVRLLGEGASQTFLVVATDARGLEIDLTPEARFSLSDDRLAQVEPEGLLTARRDGEVTLRAEIAGQRLEAAVRIEGTGRARPFGFARDVVGIFTRNGCNGSECHGGVKGRGGFKLSLHGINPREDYRWTVKGGVYQVLSPKAAEPFDPRVNLEEPHQSRLLLKPVLELPHGGGQRFERDSADYRRLLEWIRQGAPYGAGPAESRIERLEVFPREAIMEPGARRRLLVTAFFEDGRAEDLSPEVLYESSDPAVIDVTPSGVVRALKPGQARVTVRAAGKLVQVRCGVIRQPLDHYPEVARRNFIDDVVFDRLRDLHIVPAGLSSDSAFLRRVCLDLTGTLPPPERVREFLADRNPLKREHLIERLLNSPEFVDYWTFRFADFFRVVYRNAYVYKSWIRESLARNKPYDQMARERVASQGNGGPTRHFIKSISGEVMRPHEKMGEDVRVFLGIRLDCAQCHDHPYETWTQDQFWGITAFYGQLTRIRDLSVFMDDTSGNEEQPEGPKVIHPRRRREVAPSFLDGSLPPSTGINPREQLADWMTSPQNPYFSQAIVNRVWANFFGKGLVEPVDDFRPGNPASHPELLGALAEDFRLSGYDLKHLMRAIARSGTYQLSGDLNSTNREDEVNHSRALPRRLEAEILLDAISRVTGIEEAFAVHEYVGGGTEPKGTRAIELVPEVTPSQFLEVYGRPVSRDSMPWRDYRSTLRQALHLLVGSTYTTKIAAKGGRVSRLLSAGVSDREIVRELYLAALSRFPTAEEETRLQALIEGAPSRGKGVENLAWGLLASRQFTYNH
- a CDS encoding DUF1501 domain-containing protein, which codes for MDLTIDQLGCCRPRREFLRVGALSLLGLNLRQYLALEAATPAAARSKQKAQACILLWLEGGPSQIDTWDPKPHSQFNAIPTRADGIQISEIFPRIAGHMDKLAIVRSMHTEENNHPQGTHYALTGHRPNPALKFPSLGSIISKELGSRNNLPPYIMVPEHQETDFFSYMDAYTSAFLGSEYDPIILPDPSQKSFQIPDLSLPDTLTADDIADRRSFLQVVDRGFRQKEKHAEFGRMDRFTNQALTMLLSPRVKQAFDLSQESDRTKDAYGRTRVGQSVLLARRLVEAGCRFVTTSGYAHGAWDTHKDNDQRLRDKLAPTLDQTLSVLLEDLQQRGLLDSTVVLAMGEFGRTPHLNANNGRDHYPDCWSLILGGGGIQGGRVVGASDEQGAQVAERRVTMGDLFATIYKAMGIDWTKEYVNPGGRPLYIANSIDDVMGQPLHELV
- a CDS encoding iron-containing alcohol dehydrogenase, translated to MRTTWSFHTAGAIHFGRGATDQLGEIARELGASHALVVTDTALVKAGLADQVQSRLASAGVRVTLFDGGEPEPSIAALLRCHDFASRHKPDLLVGLGGGSNMDLAKTVGVLLTYGGQPRDYMGEGKVPGPILPLIAVPTTAGTGSEVTHAGILTDTENNIKVAIASNYLRPRAAVVDPLMTVTCPPKATADSGIDALTHAVEAFMATDSSQLVIPEGEISIYQGRNPLGNAMVEPAVSLIASHLADAVRDGRNLAAREGMHLAALIAGMGFSNVGVGAVHALEYPIGGAVHCSHGCGNGLLLPYVMEFNKPARVEAVARLAELMGLSVEGLSLEAAADAAIERVRALRKEIGIPDKLREIGVQEHQLRSFAEAAFGIKRLMRSNPRQATVDDLEGILQAAF
- a CDS encoding polyamine aminopropyltransferase, whose translation is MNRFRHARKVLAASMFVMGACGIAYEYTLGALGNNLMGSSHEQIFVVIGLMMFAMGLGATLQKNINGNLVDKFLLVEILLGLTGGISALVIYLAYVYSSSYMLLLWGFSLGIGILIGLEIPLLIRINREYSASLKTNLSEILSMDYVGALVGALLFTFVLFANLSVNQIAVVLGCANLLLALLGLAYFRPLLRHFRKLLLLSCASVALLGCLLALSEDWRVSLEQRTYSDPIIYSHTSRYQHIVMTRRNDRLSLFINGHLQFNSRDERIYHEMLVHVPFSVTCSRARVLILGGGDGLALREVLKYDGVRRVDLVDIDPSVTDLAATHPDLVRLNRGALLDDRVTLRPALGVSEGEIQTVSRPSKLASSMLSDTVYSQAKVRVFNLDADLFVRSLQGPYDLVIIDFPDPKSVGTAKLYSLDFYRRLARQLGSSGLVAVQSTSPYHSREMFLCIGKTLRAAGYRALPYRQNVPSFGEWGWHLAWLHDQTSESDMKEELEGLTSIEVPTGYLTAALVSNATAFGKRWLDDAHIEINTKFRPTILQYHRQSWRN
- a CDS encoding DUF350 domain-containing protein; the encoded protein is MDWIELGVSLCYVVLGAVILMIAKFVNDLLTPYALDEELTVRDNPAIGLSLTGYYAGVMTIFLGASTGTEGDLLDLNRLLPELGVVAAYALGGIVLLNLGRKLLDRLVLRHFSIYKELVQDRNVGTGAVLCGAYIATALILAGAIYGEIPPESAFAGAWTGPITALCYFVAGQVTLVLFSFFYQWITRYDIHAEIEKDNPAAGMAFGGNMVALGILLLKASAHNFESFSDSLTEYASLAAVGFVALFLLRELVDHALLPRTRIAHEIAVDRNLGAAWIEAVVAIGMASILFFML